The following are from one region of the Nicotiana tabacum cultivar K326 chromosome 3, ASM71507v2, whole genome shotgun sequence genome:
- the LOC142177235 gene encoding uncharacterized protein LOC142177235 has protein sequence MCMERLSRDIDNNVLQGEWHPINISRSDPKISHIFFADDLTLFATANQASCNTIMNTLNSFNLASGQKINLSKSKACFSANCQPHQMELISNTLSIKASVNFGKYLRFPIFHKRPTHSDFQFIIDNLHSKIAGWKTSMLNMTRWTTLAKASLNSIPNHVMKYIKLP, from the coding sequence ATGTGTATGGAAAGACTTTCCAGAGACATTGACAATAATGTCCTTCAGGGTGAGTGGCACCCCATCAATATTAGCAGAAGTGACCCTAAGATATCTCACATTTTCTTTGCTGATGATCTAACTCTTTTTGCAACAGCTAATCAAGCAAGCTGCAATACAATCATGAACactctcaattctttcaatttggCATCTGGGCAAAAGATCAATCTTAGTAAGTCAAAAGCCTGTTTCAGTGCAAACTGCCAACCTCATCAAATGGAGCTCATCTCAAACACCCTCTCCATAAAAGCCTCAGTGAACTTTGGAAAATATCTGAGATTCCCAATCTTCCACAAAAGACCCACTCATAGTGATTTTCAGTTCATTATTGACAATCTTCACTCAAAAATAGCTGGGTGGAAAACAAGCATGCTTAACATGACTAGGTGGACCACATTGGCAAAAGCATCCCTGAACTCAATCCCAAATCATGTTATGAAATACATCAAGCTGCCATAA
- the LOC107766418 gene encoding uncharacterized protein At1g66480, translating to MQHPPKEPFLVHFHKFTRTRTKKRLVTCPYNYIPKYKWRTIIPKKQDSLEEKEKKRRRMGNNIGGNKKKTKVMKINGEILKLKTPVTTSDVVKDYPGHVLLESEAAKKFGVRAKPLEPEQELKPNKIYFLVELPLFPKEENRRVPRRVKSAVQMSAKDRLECLMLTRRSASDLSILKPNNGPIQLKMKLPRTLVQKLVEESRDETEVAEKIMDLCMPNSSYGS from the coding sequence ATGCAACATCCACCAAAGGAACCTTTTCTAGTACATTTCCACAAATTCACACGCACACGCACTAAGAAAAGGTTAGTTACTTGTCCATATAATTATATACCAAAATATAAGTGGAGAACCATAATACCAAAAAAGCAAGATTCTctagaggaaaaagaaaaaaaaagaagaagaatggggAACAACATTGGAGGAAATAAGAAGAAGACAAAGGTGATGAAGATTAACGGCGAAATCTTGAAACTGAAAACACCAGTAACAACCTCGGACGTAGTAAAAGACTACCCAGGTCATGTTTTACTGGAATCAGAAGCAGCGAAGAAATTTGGTGTGAGAGCTAAGCCACTGGAACCAGAACAAGAACTGAAGCCAAACAAAATATATTTCCTTGTAGAATTGCCTCTGTTTCCTAAAGAAGAAAATCGTAGAGTTCCAAGAAGAGTGAAATCTGCTGTTCAGATGAGTGCAAAGGATCGGCTCGAGTGTCTCATGTTAACACGAAGATCGGCTTCTGATTTGTCGATTTTGAAGCCGAATAATGGACCTATTCAGTTGAAGATGAAGCTGCCGAGGACTTTAGTTCAGAAGCTGGTAGAAGAAAGCAGAGATGAAACAGAGGTGGCTGAGAAAATTATGGATCTTTGTATGCCGAATTCCAGTTATGGCAGTTAA